A stretch of Pseudoclavibacter chungangensis DNA encodes these proteins:
- a CDS encoding NAD(P)H-quinone oxidoreductase: MRAIIYDEYGGPEVLRWGETADPVAAPGELLIEVRATALNRADVLQVRGLYDPPPGESRILGLECAGVVVALGEGVCDEIAPLLGRPWAIGDEVCALLGGGGYAQYVAVPAVQVLPVPNGVDLVEAAALPEAACTVWSSICMPTPVRAGEVVLVHGGSGGIGSFAVQLADALGAIVAATAGGPERTAVCAELGADIVVDHRSEDFVERIRATTDGHGADVILDVVGGDYLARNLDVLAEDGRLTIIGLLGGASAELDLARLLDRRLTVRATKLRNRPVTGPGSKAEIVAEVGRHVWPLLASGAIRPVATTIAPITDAASFHAAAGRSLPTGKVVFRVAAG; this comes from the coding sequence ATGCGCGCCATCATCTACGACGAGTACGGCGGGCCGGAGGTGCTCCGGTGGGGCGAGACCGCGGACCCCGTCGCGGCGCCCGGCGAGCTCCTCATCGAGGTTCGGGCGACCGCCCTCAACCGCGCCGACGTCCTCCAGGTCCGCGGCCTCTACGACCCACCGCCGGGGGAGAGCAGGATCCTCGGCCTCGAGTGCGCCGGCGTCGTCGTCGCGCTCGGCGAGGGCGTGTGCGACGAGATCGCGCCGCTGCTCGGGCGCCCGTGGGCCATCGGCGACGAGGTGTGCGCACTCCTCGGCGGCGGCGGGTACGCACAGTACGTCGCCGTTCCCGCCGTGCAGGTGCTGCCCGTTCCGAACGGCGTCGACCTCGTCGAGGCGGCGGCGCTCCCCGAGGCCGCCTGCACCGTCTGGTCCTCGATCTGTATGCCCACGCCCGTCCGCGCGGGTGAGGTCGTGCTCGTGCACGGCGGCTCGGGTGGCATCGGCTCCTTCGCCGTCCAATTGGCGGACGCGCTCGGCGCGATCGTCGCCGCGACCGCGGGCGGGCCGGAGCGCACGGCCGTGTGCGCCGAGCTCGGCGCCGACATCGTGGTCGACCACCGATCCGAGGACTTCGTCGAGCGCATCCGCGCGACGACGGACGGACACGGGGCGGACGTGATCCTCGACGTCGTCGGCGGCGACTACCTCGCCCGCAACCTCGACGTGCTCGCCGAGGACGGGCGGCTCACGATCATCGGACTCCTCGGGGGCGCGTCCGCGGAACTCGACCTCGCTCGGCTCCTCGACCGCCGCCTCACCGTCCGCGCCACGAAGCTCCGCAACCGCCCCGTCACCGGGCCCGGTTCGAAGGCCGAGATCGTCGCCGAGGTCGGTCGACACGTGTGGCCGCTCCTCGCGTCGGGTGCGATCCGGCCCGTCGCGACCACCATCGCCCCGATCACCGACGCCGCCTCGTTCCACGCGGCGGCCGGCCGCTCGCTGCCCACGGGCAAGGTCGTGTTCCGTGTCGCCGCGGGCTGA
- a CDS encoding amino acid ABC transporter ATP-binding protein: MNNDDEKTTDDATTGTTTPGLGKKDAAAEADETGTTTEAGDENGSTDTPFTERVAVVHGDRVEVVDLHKSFGSNDVLKGIDLTIANGEVIAIIGPSGSGKSTLLRCLNRLEEVTSGHVYVDGEDITEKGVNLDSIRQRIGMVFQHFNLFPHMTVLQNVTLAPVELGKLSRTAANERGRELLSRVGLAEKAAARPAQLSGGQKQRVAIARALAMDPEIMLFDEATSALDPEMVGEVLQVIRDLAKSGMTMALVTHEMGFAREVADRVIFMAEGVVVEQGDPRELFANPKEHRTQDFLSKVL; encoded by the coding sequence ATGAACAACGACGACGAGAAGACCACGGACGACGCCACGACCGGGACGACGACACCGGGCCTCGGGAAAAAGGACGCCGCGGCGGAGGCCGACGAGACGGGCACGACGACCGAGGCCGGCGATGAGAACGGTTCGACGGACACGCCGTTCACGGAGCGCGTCGCCGTCGTGCACGGCGATCGCGTCGAGGTCGTCGACCTCCACAAGTCGTTCGGATCGAACGACGTGCTGAAGGGCATCGACCTGACGATCGCGAACGGCGAGGTCATCGCGATCATCGGCCCGTCGGGGTCGGGGAAGTCGACGCTCCTGCGCTGCCTCAACCGGCTCGAGGAGGTCACGAGCGGGCACGTGTACGTCGACGGTGAGGACATCACCGAGAAGGGCGTCAACCTCGACTCGATCCGGCAGCGGATCGGGATGGTGTTCCAGCACTTCAACCTGTTCCCGCACATGACCGTGCTGCAGAACGTGACGCTCGCGCCCGTCGAGCTCGGCAAGCTGTCGCGCACCGCCGCGAACGAGCGGGGCCGGGAACTGCTCTCCCGCGTCGGGCTCGCCGAGAAGGCGGCCGCGCGACCCGCGCAGCTGTCGGGCGGCCAGAAGCAGCGCGTCGCGATCGCCCGGGCGCTCGCGATGGACCCCGAGATCATGCTGTTCGACGAGGCGACGAGCGCACTCGACCCCGAGATGGTGGGGGAGGTGCTGCAGGTCATCCGCGATCTCGCGAAGTCCGGCATGACGATGGCGCTCGTCACGCACGAGATGGGCTTCGCGCGCGAGGTCGCCGACCGGGTGATCTTCATGGCGGAGGGCGTGGTCGTCGAGCAGGGTGATCCCCGCGAGCTCTTCGCGAACCCGAAGGAACACCGGACGCAGGACTTCCTCTCGAAGGTCCTCTAG
- a CDS encoding 3-methyladenine DNA glycosylase, whose protein sequence is MSSIPIDAPPRTAILEPDTWRLIERAHAERADAFTAGHRERRGTGRTHPIEDFLFTYYPFKPSRLRVWHPGAGVVLAGADRADVRHYVQTRDGATLDAAAFLAANTVNVGFVEGLLRGTASRPARFSCFGMHEWAMVYRLDPAELRHTGLPLRLGRDETDAVVEAHDIACTHIDAYRFFTPAAVPRNRFAPTRETQPDLEQGGCLHAGMDLYKWAAKLGPAVEGELLLDAFELARDIRVLDMRASPYDVSAYRHTPVAVETPEGKREYATAQRGFAARGAELRNRLLTSITKLRAAA, encoded by the coding sequence ATGTCGTCCATTCCGATCGATGCACCACCCCGCACGGCGATCCTCGAGCCCGACACCTGGCGGCTGATCGAGCGGGCGCACGCGGAACGAGCCGATGCGTTCACGGCCGGTCACCGTGAGCGTCGCGGCACCGGGCGCACGCACCCCATCGAGGACTTCCTGTTCACCTACTACCCGTTCAAGCCGTCGCGATTGCGCGTCTGGCACCCGGGCGCCGGCGTCGTCCTCGCCGGTGCCGATCGGGCCGATGTGCGCCACTACGTGCAGACCCGGGACGGTGCGACCCTCGATGCCGCCGCGTTCCTCGCCGCGAACACCGTGAACGTCGGCTTCGTCGAGGGGCTCCTGCGCGGGACGGCGTCGCGGCCCGCGCGGTTCTCGTGCTTCGGCATGCACGAGTGGGCGATGGTGTATCGACTCGATCCGGCCGAGCTCCGTCACACGGGGCTCCCGCTGCGGCTCGGTCGCGACGAGACCGACGCGGTCGTCGAGGCGCACGACATCGCGTGCACGCACATCGACGCGTACCGGTTCTTCACGCCGGCGGCCGTGCCACGAAACCGGTTCGCGCCGACACGCGAGACACAACCGGACCTCGAGCAGGGCGGCTGCCTTCACGCGGGCATGGACCTCTACAAGTGGGCGGCGAAGCTCGGCCCGGCGGTCGAGGGCGAGTTGCTGCTCGACGCGTTCGAACTCGCACGCGACATCCGCGTGCTCGACATGCGCGCGAGCCCCTACGACGTGAGCGCGTACCGCCACACCCCGGTCGCGGTCGAGACGCCCGAGGGCAAGCGCGAGTACGCCACGGCCCAGCGCGGCTTCGCCGCCCGGGGCGCCGAACTCCGCAACCGCCTGCTCACGTCGATCACGAAACTCCGCGCCGCCGCCTGA
- a CDS encoding GNAT family N-acetyltransferase — translation MTSIDIHRIGWADSRGRSLRAAFDAEMDERYDDGPMTETQAIRLDNVFGVDERGIVCAFLALVDGVPAGHGALFRRPEAGTFEVRKVFVLQRVRGLGVGHRIMTAIEAHAAELGATRLVLDTGPRQPDAVALYESHGFERTTPFPPYDTMPDAICFAKTLPPDTSDTSDTSAESGGVNGAVEPRG, via the coding sequence ATGACGTCGATCGACATCCATCGGATCGGCTGGGCCGACTCGCGAGGGAGGTCCCTGCGGGCCGCGTTCGACGCGGAGATGGACGAGCGCTACGACGACGGCCCGATGACCGAGACCCAGGCCATCCGCCTCGACAACGTCTTCGGCGTCGACGAGCGCGGCATCGTCTGCGCCTTCCTCGCACTCGTCGACGGCGTCCCCGCCGGCCACGGCGCCCTGTTCCGCAGACCCGAGGCCGGGACGTTCGAGGTCCGCAAGGTCTTCGTCCTCCAGCGGGTGCGCGGGCTCGGCGTCGGGCACCGCATCATGACCGCCATCGAGGCCCACGCGGCCGAACTCGGCGCGACGCGGCTCGTCCTCGACACGGGGCCGCGACAGCCCGATGCGGTCGCGCTCTACGAGTCCCACGGATTCGAGCGCACGACACCGTTCCCGCCCTACGACACGATGCCCGACGCGATCTGCTTCGCGAAGACGCTGCCGCCCGACACGTCCGACACGTCCGACACGTCGGCGGAATCCGGCGGGGTGAACGGGGCCGTCGAGCCGCGCGGATAA
- a CDS encoding esterase-like activity of phytase family protein, with translation MHIRRSALATAAVVALGASAFAAAPALATPGDAFHRTATYPVYLNVPEGMDPADETVAEISTVTPDGQTLVYTDAAGKRIGFVDLSDPNAPAGLGTVSLASLGHADDQPTSVAVAGDYVLVVIDETGGAFTEPKGRVDVLRIADRERVASIDLKGQPDSIAVSKDGAYATIAIENQRDEDAGDGGLPQLPGGFLQVIELAGTPDAWTADPVPFVQHDGQALPSFVAAGLDTPEDPEPEYVSINGRNEVAVTLQENNGVVIVDLATREIERVFSAGTVDLTGIDATKDGELVADDSLNDVPREPDAVGWVDDDHLATANEGDWKGGSRGWTVFSASGDVVWDAGNSFEHIAMRYSLANEDRAAKKGSEPEGLAIAEFDGVPYAFVASERSNFVAVYDVSDPAAPVFSQILFTTNGPEGVLPIPSRGLLAVSSETDDAKAGVRSAVNVYQLGAGTPSQPSIESADVDGTPIGWTALGALSADPVDANTLYSATDAALATSRLYTIDVSSAPAVITSTIPVTKDGAAATYDVEGVFKRPQGGFWLASEGATGPENRVVRTDDAGVVQEEIALPEDVSSHIGKWGLEGVTATTDADGRELVYVAVQRPLWVDPAASPLEPLEGASTTRIGQYDVAAGTWNWFGYELESTSTSGDWLGLSEIVAVDEDTLAVIERDKLNGPNAAIKRIYTIDVPATGSGETRDALTVLPKTLALDVLPELQATNGWTQEKLEGLTIGADGRVFAVTDNDGLDDATGETVFLRLGTSEELFGASTTPEPTTTGTPGATDGAGTPAPSTPTTAGTDGALASTGADGVPWVMLAIAAAAALAGATALTLRHRRTLHRRG, from the coding sequence GTGCACATTCGCCGTTCCGCACTCGCCACCGCCGCCGTCGTCGCACTCGGCGCGAGCGCATTCGCCGCCGCCCCCGCCCTCGCGACGCCGGGTGATGCGTTCCACCGCACCGCGACGTACCCCGTCTACCTCAATGTCCCCGAGGGCATGGATCCCGCGGACGAGACCGTCGCGGAGATCTCGACGGTCACGCCGGACGGGCAGACGCTCGTCTACACGGACGCCGCGGGCAAGCGCATCGGATTCGTGGACCTGAGCGACCCGAACGCGCCGGCAGGCCTCGGCACCGTGTCGCTCGCATCGCTCGGCCACGCCGACGACCAGCCCACGTCGGTGGCCGTCGCGGGCGACTACGTCCTCGTCGTGATCGACGAGACCGGCGGTGCGTTCACGGAGCCCAAGGGCCGCGTCGACGTGCTCCGGATCGCGGATCGTGAGCGCGTCGCCTCGATCGACCTGAAGGGTCAGCCCGACTCCATCGCCGTGTCGAAGGACGGCGCCTACGCGACGATCGCGATCGAGAACCAGCGCGACGAGGACGCCGGCGACGGCGGCCTCCCCCAGCTGCCGGGCGGCTTCCTGCAGGTGATCGAGCTCGCCGGCACGCCCGACGCCTGGACCGCCGACCCGGTTCCGTTCGTGCAGCACGACGGCCAGGCGCTCCCCTCGTTCGTCGCGGCAGGCCTCGACACCCCGGAGGACCCGGAGCCCGAGTACGTCAGCATCAACGGCCGCAACGAGGTCGCCGTGACGCTGCAGGAGAACAACGGCGTCGTGATCGTGGACCTCGCGACGCGCGAGATCGAGCGCGTCTTCTCGGCCGGCACGGTCGATCTGACCGGGATCGACGCGACCAAGGACGGCGAGCTCGTCGCCGACGACTCGCTGAACGACGTGCCGCGCGAGCCCGACGCCGTCGGCTGGGTCGACGACGACCACCTCGCGACGGCGAACGAGGGCGACTGGAAGGGTGGCAGCCGCGGCTGGACGGTGTTCTCCGCGAGCGGTGACGTCGTGTGGGACGCGGGGAACTCGTTCGAGCACATCGCGATGCGCTACAGCCTCGCGAACGAGGACCGCGCGGCGAAGAAGGGGTCGGAGCCCGAGGGGCTCGCGATCGCCGAGTTCGACGGCGTGCCGTACGCGTTCGTCGCCTCGGAGCGCTCGAACTTCGTGGCCGTCTACGACGTGAGCGACCCGGCCGCCCCCGTCTTCTCGCAGATCCTGTTCACGACCAACGGCCCCGAGGGGGTGCTCCCGATCCCGTCACGCGGCCTCCTCGCCGTCTCGAGCGAGACCGACGATGCGAAGGCCGGCGTGCGCAGTGCGGTCAACGTGTACCAGCTCGGCGCGGGCACGCCCTCGCAGCCGAGCATCGAGTCCGCCGACGTCGACGGCACCCCGATCGGTTGGACGGCGCTCGGTGCGCTGAGCGCCGACCCGGTGGATGCGAACACCCTCTACTCGGCGACGGACGCCGCGCTCGCCACAAGCCGGTTGTACACGATCGACGTCTCCTCGGCCCCCGCGGTCATCACCTCGACGATCCCGGTCACGAAGGACGGTGCGGCCGCGACGTACGACGTGGAGGGCGTGTTCAAGCGTCCGCAGGGCGGCTTCTGGCTCGCGAGCGAGGGCGCCACGGGCCCCGAGAACCGCGTCGTCCGCACCGATGACGCGGGGGTCGTGCAGGAGGAGATCGCGCTTCCCGAGGACGTCTCGAGCCACATCGGCAAGTGGGGCCTCGAGGGGGTCACGGCAACGACCGACGCCGACGGACGCGAACTCGTCTACGTCGCCGTGCAGCGTCCTCTCTGGGTCGACCCGGCCGCCTCGCCGCTCGAACCGCTCGAGGGGGCGTCGACGACGCGCATCGGACAGTACGACGTCGCCGCGGGCACGTGGAACTGGTTCGGCTACGAGCTCGAGTCCACCTCGACCTCGGGCGACTGGCTGGGGCTCTCGGAGATCGTCGCGGTCGACGAGGACACGCTCGCCGTGATCGAGCGCGACAAGCTCAACGGCCCGAACGCCGCGATCAAGCGCATCTACACGATCGATGTTCCCGCGACGGGCTCGGGCGAGACGCGGGATGCGCTCACCGTGCTCCCGAAGACGCTCGCGCTCGATGTCCTGCCCGAGCTGCAGGCGACGAACGGGTGGACCCAGGAGAAGCTCGAGGGGCTCACGATCGGTGCCGACGGTCGCGTGTTCGCGGTCACGGACAACGACGGTCTCGACGACGCGACGGGTGAGACGGTCTTCCTGCGGCTCGGGACGAGCGAGGAGCTCTTCGGCGCCTCGACCACGCCCGAGCCGACGACGACGGGAACACCGGGAGCGACGGACGGTGCGGGCACGCCCGCACCGAGCACGCCGACCACGGCGGGGACCGACGGCGCACTGGCCTCGACGGGCGCCGATGGCGTCCCGTGGGTCATGCTGGCGATCGCCGCCGCCGCGGCACTCGCCGGCGCCACCGCCCTGACGCTCCGCCACCGCCGCACCCTCCACCGCCGAGGCTGA
- a CDS encoding ABC transporter substrate-binding protein/permease encodes MRSTLFRSLRRLASGQRSFLSFCATVIILLLVGGAVASGAQAATGAAGDKPGAGQHFIIATDTTWAPFEFEKDGQLRGIDIDLLNAIAEDQGFTVEVRPLGFDGALAAVQANQVAGMIAGMSITDERKQTFDFSNPYFDSGIQMAVAENNTTVSSYEDLKGQNVSAKNGTEGFDFATQLSQEIGFTVTGFQDAADAYNDVTAGNSVATFDDYPILAYAIQTGEAGLKTVTDQERASSYGFAVKAGENAELLSMFNDGLKNVVQSGAYQSILDEYLGDNAPDATKISGGAIALGNEVIEDDGPGTLPKNPLFATDTPKDKGTFIIATDTTFAPFEFEVNGTRQGIDIDLMNAIAANQGFEIQWNALGFDAAVQAVQAGQADGIIAGMSITDERKEVFDFSDDYFQSGIQMAVKKGNSDVASYDDLAGKNVAVKTGTSGAKFAESIKDQYGFAISQFADSNDMINEVTTGNSVALFEDYPVLQYGIQQGAELQTVTEPEMGDAYGFAVLKGQNADLLEMFNTGLQNAKDTGVYQTIVDRYLKSETDNSGGGFFALLASSMPTLLTGLGYTLLATALSLVFAMILGILFGFMKLSSNWLVRGIASTYVNIFRGTPVLVQAFFFYFGVPQLTGINMDALTAGVITLSLNAGAYITETFRSGIQSVDPGQMEASRSLGLGWGKSMRKVVMPQAFKIMTPSLINQFIITLKDTSLLSVLGLAELTYQGRIIIASTFRSFEMWIIVGALYFIVIWLLTVLSNYVDRKFNK; translated from the coding sequence ATGCGTTCCACCCTCTTCAGATCGTTGCGACGCCTCGCGTCGGGGCAACGGTCGTTCCTGTCGTTCTGCGCGACGGTCATCATCCTGCTGCTCGTGGGCGGCGCCGTCGCCTCGGGCGCACAGGCCGCGACCGGCGCGGCCGGCGACAAGCCCGGCGCCGGTCAGCACTTCATCATCGCGACCGACACGACATGGGCGCCGTTCGAGTTCGAGAAGGACGGCCAACTCCGCGGCATCGACATCGACCTCCTGAACGCGATCGCCGAGGACCAGGGCTTCACGGTCGAGGTGCGCCCGCTCGGCTTCGACGGGGCACTCGCCGCCGTCCAGGCGAACCAGGTCGCGGGCATGATCGCCGGGATGTCGATCACCGACGAGCGCAAGCAGACGTTCGACTTCTCGAACCCCTACTTCGACTCGGGCATCCAGATGGCGGTCGCCGAGAACAACACGACCGTCTCGTCGTACGAGGACCTCAAGGGTCAGAACGTCTCGGCGAAGAACGGCACCGAGGGCTTCGACTTCGCGACGCAGCTGAGCCAGGAGATCGGGTTCACCGTCACCGGGTTCCAGGACGCCGCCGACGCGTACAACGACGTGACCGCCGGGAACTCCGTCGCCACGTTCGACGACTACCCGATCCTCGCGTACGCGATCCAGACCGGTGAGGCCGGCCTCAAGACCGTCACCGATCAGGAGCGCGCCTCCTCGTACGGTTTCGCTGTCAAGGCCGGTGAGAACGCCGAGCTGCTCTCGATGTTCAACGACGGCCTCAAGAACGTCGTGCAGTCCGGCGCCTACCAGAGCATCCTCGACGAGTACCTCGGCGACAACGCACCGGACGCGACGAAGATCTCCGGCGGGGCCATCGCGCTCGGCAACGAGGTCATCGAGGACGACGGGCCCGGTACGCTGCCGAAGAACCCGCTGTTCGCGACGGACACGCCGAAGGACAAGGGCACGTTCATCATCGCGACCGACACGACGTTCGCGCCCTTCGAGTTCGAGGTCAACGGCACGCGCCAGGGCATCGACATCGACCTCATGAACGCGATCGCCGCGAATCAGGGCTTCGAGATCCAGTGGAACGCGCTCGGATTCGACGCCGCCGTGCAAGCCGTGCAGGCCGGGCAGGCCGACGGCATCATCGCAGGCATGTCGATCACCGACGAGCGCAAGGAGGTGTTCGACTTCTCCGACGACTACTTCCAGTCGGGCATCCAGATGGCCGTCAAGAAGGGCAACTCGGACGTCGCCTCCTACGACGACCTCGCCGGGAAGAACGTCGCCGTCAAGACCGGTACGTCGGGCGCCAAGTTCGCCGAGTCCATCAAGGACCAGTACGGCTTCGCGATCTCCCAGTTCGCCGACTCGAACGACATGATCAACGAGGTCACGACGGGCAACTCCGTCGCCCTCTTCGAGGACTACCCGGTGCTGCAGTACGGCATCCAGCAGGGCGCCGAACTCCAGACGGTCACCGAGCCCGAGATGGGCGACGCGTACGGCTTCGCCGTCCTCAAGGGACAGAACGCCGACCTCCTCGAGATGTTCAACACGGGCCTCCAGAACGCCAAGGACACGGGCGTCTACCAGACGATCGTCGATCGCTACCTCAAGAGCGAGACCGACAACTCCGGCGGCGGCTTCTTCGCGCTCCTCGCCTCGTCGATGCCGACCCTGCTCACGGGGCTCGGATACACGCTCCTCGCGACCGCGCTCTCGCTCGTTTTCGCGATGATCCTGGGCATCCTGTTCGGCTTCATGAAGCTGTCGAGCAATTGGCTCGTGCGCGGTATCGCGTCGACGTACGTGAACATCTTCCGCGGCACACCGGTGCTCGTGCAGGCGTTCTTCTTCTACTTCGGTGTGCCACAGCTCACGGGTATCAACATGGACGCGCTCACGGCCGGTGTCATCACACTGAGCCTCAACGCGGGTGCCTACATCACCGAGACGTTCCGATCGGGCATCCAATCGGTCGATCCGGGGCAGATGGAGGCGTCCCGCTCCCTCGGTCTCGGCTGGGGCAAGTCGATGCGCAAGGTCGTCATGCCGCAGGCCTTCAAGATCATGACCCCCTCGCTCATCAACCAGTTCATCATCACGCTCAAGGACACATCGCTGCTGTCGGTGCTCGGTCTCGCCGAACTCACCTACCAGGGCCGCATCATCATCGCCTCGACCTTCCGGTCGTTCGAGATGTGGATCATCGTCGGCGCGCTGTACTTCATCGTGATCTGGCTGCTCACCGTGCTCAGCAACTACGTCGATCGGAAGTTCAACAAGTGA